A stretch of the Capsicum annuum cultivar UCD-10X-F1 chromosome 8, UCD10Xv1.1, whole genome shotgun sequence genome encodes the following:
- the LOC107861015 gene encoding aluminum-activated malate transporter 8-like — translation MEINSRNQENVGVFTKWWNNVKDIPRKFKKKIEKIGKNVKQIGEDDPRKIWHAFKVGLALTLVSLFYYNEPLFHSFDEPVMWAILTVVVTFEFTVGGTISKCINRGIGTIVAGAFGLGAKYLAQLIGKNEPSPIVLGVCVFIVGVLGTFTRFYPHIKRRYDYGTMVFVLTFSLVAISGYRSENILQLARRRIFTIFIGICTVMIISIVIRPVWAGEDLHKLVSINLEKLASFLEGFKSEYFHKSEISVEGTKNNEKRFIEAFLSVLCSKANEESLANLAWWEPPHGNFKFNYPWKQYLKIGGLIRKCACHLLALNSHLNSKPKASIEFESRTEEACKRMITESSKGLKELALSIRTMTQPISSIIHIRNTENVIDDLKHTLDTSKTFFPHNESRVMDFIDAASIVSLLVAISKCVDEIAKAIEELSSKARFEEKETRKDSCSTEKPQIRDRGTVNPVMEDEMKEGDFVTIDLDDNVETAKKVIAEEANRVNINPINATKGEPFFIWIRGGTTTEIVEETKTPKKKGEFMDLANIKFYYNSTQFFESAERLAVLEEANQVNNPLTPRKEESIVTRICEDIKTAEKN, via the exons atggagattaattcaagaaatcaagaaaatgttGGCGTCTTTACCAAGTGGTGGAACAACGTCAAAGATATTCCaagaaaatttaagaagaaaattgaaaaaattggtAAGAACGTAAAGCAGATTGGCGAAGATGATCCAAGAAAAATTTGGCATGCATTTAAAGTGGGATTAGCTCTCACTTTAGTCTCGTTGTTCTACTATAACGAACCTCTATTTCATAGTTTTGATGAACCAGTAATGTGGGCTATTCTCACTGTGGTGGTTACTTTTGAATTCACTGTTG gTGGAACCATATCAAAATGCATAAATAGAGGAATTGGAACAATTGTAGCTGGTGCATTTGGTCTTGGAGCTAAATATTTAGCTCAATTGATTGGAAAAAATGAACCAAGCCCTATAGTTCTTGGGGTTTGTGTCTTTATTGTAG GTGTTTTAGGTACATTTACAAGATTTTATCCACATATCAAGAGAAGATACGACTATGGAACCATGGTGTTTGTGTTGACCTTCAGCTTGGTTGCCATCTCTGGCTATCGATCAGAAAATATTTTGCAATTGGCTCGCCGACGAATATTCACCATTTTTATCGGCATCTGCACCGTCATGATCATCTCAATAGTTATTCGTCCAGTATGGGCTGGAGAAGATCTTCATAAGCTTGTTAGTATTAATCTTGAAAAGCTAGCAAGCTTCTTGGAag GTTTTAAAAGTGAGTATTTTCACAAGTCTGAGATTAGTGTTGAAGGTACCAAGAACAACGAAAAAAGATTTATTGAAGCTTTTTTAAGTGTTCTTTGTTCTAAGGCCAATGAGGAATCTTTG gcaAACTTAGCATGGTGGGAACCTCCTCatggaaatttcaaatttaattatcCATGGAAACAATATCTGAAGATTGGTGGCCTTATTAGAAAATGTGCTTGTCATCTTCTAGCTCTTAATAGCCACTTAAACTCTAAACCTAag GCATCAATCGAATTTGAAAGTAGAACAGAAGAAGCATGCAAAAGAATGATAACGGAATCCAGCAAAGGCTTAAAAGAACTTGCATTGTCTATTAGAACCATGACACAACCAATTTCTTCTATAATTCACATACGTAACACAGAAAATGTCATTGATGACCTCAAACACACACTAGACACCTCAAAAACCTTTTTTCCACACAACGAATCGCGCGTCATGGACTTCATAGATGCCGCATCCATTGTGTCCTTACTCGTCGCCATCTCAAAATGTGTGGATGAAATCGCCAAGGCTATCGAAGAGCTTTCGAGCAAAGCACGCTTCGAAGAAAAGGAGACGAGAAAAGATTCATGCTCGACTGAGAAGCCACAAATAAGGGACCGGGGGACCGTAAATCCTGTTATGGAGGATGAAATGAAGGAAGGTGATTTTGTTACTATCGATTTAGATGACAATGTAGAAACAGCAAAGAAAGTGATAGCAGAGGAGGCAAATCGAGTGAATATTAATCCAATAAATGCAACAAAAGGAGAACCTTTTTTTATTTGGATACGTGGAGGCACCACAACAGAAATAGTGGAAGAGACAAAAACACCAAAAAAGAAAGGAGAATTTATGGACTTAGCTAATATAAAGTTTTACTATAATAGCACTCAATTTTTTGAATCAGCTGAGAGATTAGCAGTTCTAGAAGAGGCGAATCAAGTAAACAATCCACTAACTCCGAGAAAGGAAGAGTCTATTGTTACTAGGATATGTGAGGACATCAAGACGGCGGAGAAGAATTGA